A region of Salmo salar chromosome ssa17, Ssal_v3.1, whole genome shotgun sequence DNA encodes the following proteins:
- the LOC106575235 gene encoding trafficking protein particle complex subunit 10 has translation MEAHEEKPIIYTMENKPIVTCAGDQSLFTSLYTSLAQQLPREPMEWRRSYGRAPKMIHLEANFVQFKEELLPKDGNRALLTFPFLHIYWTDCCDTEMYKASVKDDMLRWQSTLRLHGSVDWLIVVVESEAKKKNKTNILPRTSIVDKIRNDFCNKQSDRCVVLSDPLKESSRSQDSWSSFLTKLRTLLLMSFTKNLGRFEDDMRTLREKRTEPGWSFCDYFMVQEELAFVFEMLQQFEDALVQYDELDALFTQYVLNFGAGDGANWLGSFCAPVKRWSGLLLRRPIDMEKRELIQHGEASLLDLRSYLFSRQCTLLIFLQRPWEVTQRALELLHNCVQELRLLEVYVVQGALDCWVFLSCLEVLHRIEGCCDRAQLEANCSHTVGLWTYATEKLKSLGYLCGLVAEKVPTSEDLNRTVDLLAGLGEERPETVNSLQSPYKKLNEALSSVEAFEKHYLELSHAAMEMYRAIGRMRSARLIGKSLAEFYMKKGDPERAEGFLDDSLRSYVAEGWSLQVTHTRKQMAECQKLLQQTEDYLQTSALLAGDANLTEEERKHFCQEILTFASQPPAPSDQTVALSMAAFAQLRQMQFSPPGAVVHVGAALQLELRVRCLMPVAVQVEQLAATLHFSLEQGGARGRAGSAQRRTGQGPQGHGDGVVLFPQGSPLAGVGMGALLPPALELYEMQDRSLSDSSLNSTGVVCKNMHLLLRRHDSSASLDTPTAGALPAAVAVDDGAQMLRARDITLQPGDNSILFTAPTGEPGSYTLRQLCGSVGRVQFVQSHIYPVVQYEVYSQEPQLTIEPLSDNLLAGIPQKVKFTIATGHYSVKKGDALQLSNTDSMPILHSSCCSATVLSSTGERMGESALSIQSSEKVTSISLPPTPPYHTLEFQLEVLCHIPPTPFKPDIERLTNGEVCHRPKSHSHADSGMINIDQKVSIDCPWSIYSTLIALTFYVPFKAKHSILSAGKRKYIQVCLQNVSDTNFHLADPVLTERQPAVSMELLSLNVKTQQPVCSQQSVFCLWEMRWAKPLPLCLQCAFSASFAPVSASDAHTAFRPYRYEFQLDRVSTLYSLKAEILPPSGDQHCRTGTLCGLEVSITRQAEPSETEGEEEESTEIEGLRTTKLMYEVVDNSSNWAVCGKSSGVVSMPVAASATHRVQMEVMPLFAGHLPFPNIKVFKYLPHSAVPAIQPDTDSCLENDTISLLDKGLDDPGDTASIRSRGSVHSVGSGEQQREQQRGLPMPRLEPFSPGQVFYWSQGRQVLVLPVTDDHVMEVNVT, from the exons ATGGAGGCCCATGAAGAAAAGCCAATAATCTACACCATGGAAAACAAGCCGATTGTGACAT GTGCTGGCGACCAGAGCCTGTTCacttctctctacacctctctggCACAGCAGTTACCCAGGGAGCCCATGGAGTGGAGGAG GTCCTACGGACGCGCACCAAAGATGATTCACCTCGAGGCCAACTTTGTTCAGTTCAAAGAGGAGCTGCTTCCTAAGGATGGAAACAGAGCCCTGCTCACCTTCCCCTTCCTGCACATATACTGGACAGACTGTTGT gacACCGAGATGTACAAGGCGTCGGTGAAGGATGACATGCTGCGGTGGCAGAGCACCCTGCGGCTGCACGGCTCGGTGGACTGGCTCATCGTGGTGGTGGAGAGCGAAGCCAAGAAGAAGAACAAGACTAACATCCTGCCGCGCACCTCCATCGTGGACAAGATCCGCAACGACTTCTGCAACAAGCAGAGCGACAG GTGTGTGGTTCTGTCGGACCCTCTGAAGGAGTCGTCTCGGTCCCAGGATTCGTGGAGCTCCTTCCTGACCAAGTTGCGCACCTTGCTGCTCATGTCCTTCACCAAGAACCTGGGCCGCTTCGAGGATGACATGCGCACGCTCCGCGAGAAACGCACCGAGCCCGGCTGGAGCTTCTGCGACTACTTCATGGTGCAG GAGGAGTTGGCCTTTGTGTTTGAGATGCTGCAGCAGTTTGAGGATGCTCTGGTCCAGTACGACGAGCTGGACGCTCTCTTCACTCAGTATGTCCTCAACTTTGGGGCTGGAG ACGGGGCCAACTGGCTGGGCTCGTTCTGTGCCCCGGTGAAGCGCTGGAGCGGGCTGCTCCTGCGGCGGCCCATCGACATGGAGAAGCGCGAGCTGATCCAGCACGGCGAAGCCAGCCTGCTGGACCTGCGCAGCTACTTGTTCTCCCGCCAGTGCACCCTGCTCATCTTCCTCCAGAGGCCCTGGGAGGTCACCCAGCGAGCCCTGGAGCTGCTGCACAATTGTGTCCAGGAGCTGCGCCTGCTCGAG GTGTATGTGGTCCAGGGGGcgttggactgctgggtgttcctCAGCTGTCTGGAAGTGCTCCACAGGATAGAGGGCTGCTGCGACCGCGCCCAGCTAGAGGCCAACTGCTCCCACACTGTCGGCCTGTGGACCTACGCCACAGAGAAG CTGAAGTCTCTGGGCTACCTGTGTGGTCTGGTGGCCGAGAAGGTCCCCACCTCCGAGGACCTAAACCGCACTGTGGACCTTCTGGCTGGCCTGGgggaagagagaccagagacgg TTAACAGCCTGCAGAGCCCTTACAAAAAACTCAATGAGGCCTTATCGTCTGTGGAGGCGTTTGAAAAACACTATCTG gagCTGTCTCATGCTGCTATGGAGATGTACAGAGCCATAGGCAGGATGCGCTCTGCCCGGCTCATTGGGAAGAGTCTAGCTGAGTTTTACAT GAAGAAAGGTGACCCGGAGAGAGCAGAGGGCTTCCTTgatgactctctgaggtcatacGTGGCAGAGGGGTGGAGCCTGCAGGTGACTCATACCAGGAAGCAGATGGCCGAGTGTCAGAAGCTCCTGCAGCAGACTGAAGA CTACCTGCAGACCAGTGCCTTGCTAGCGGGCGATGCCAAcctgacagaggaggagaggaagcacTTCTGCCAGGAGATCCTTACCTTCGCCAGCCAGCCCCCGGCACCCTcgg ACCAGACTGTGGCTCTGAGCATGGCGGCGTTCGCCCAGCTGCGTCAGATGCAGTTCAGCCCGCCTGGCGCCGTGGTGCACGTGGGTGCCGCCTTGCAGCTGGAGCTGCGCGTACGCTGCCTGATGCCTGTGGCCGTGCAGGTGGAGCAGCTGGCTGCCACTCTCCACTTCAGCCTGGAGCAGGGCGGGGCGAGGGGCCGGGCGGGCAGTGCCCAGAGGAGGACGGGCCAGGGACCACAAGGCCATGGGGACGGGGTGGTCCTGTTCCCCCAGGGAAGCCCCCTAGCTGGGGTCGGGATGGGCGCTTTGCTACCCCCCGCCCTGGAGCTTTACGAAATGCAGGACCGCAGCCTGTCGGACAGCTCGCTCAACTCCACGGGGGTGGTGTGTAAGAACATGCACCTGCTGCTACGGCGCCACGACAGCTCAGCCTCCCTGGACACGCCCACCGCCGGGGCCCTCCCGGCAGCGGTCGCTGTGGACGACGGGGCCCAGATGTTAAGGGCACGTGACATAACACTGCAGCCCGGCGACAACAGCATCTTGTTCACGGCCCCG ACTGGAGAACCGGGCTCGTACACGTTACGTCAGCTGTGCGGGAGCGTGGGGAGAGTCCAGTTTGTCCAGTCTCACATCTACCCTGTGGTGCAGTACGAGGTCTACTCCCAGGAGCCTCAGCTCACCATCGAGCCCCTCTCAG ACAACCTGTTGGCAGGCATTCCCCAGAAGGTGAAGTTCACCATAGCAACAGGCCACTACAGTGTGAAGAAGGGTGATGCGCTGCAGCTTAGCAATACAGACTCCATGCCCATCCTCCACTCTAGCTGCTGCTCTGCTACCGTCCTGTCCAGCACGGGAG AGCGCATGGGGGAGAGTGCTCTATCCATCCAGTCATCGGAGAAGGTGACCAGCATCTCCctgccccccacccctccctacCACACCCTGGAGTTCCAGCTGGAGGTGCTGTGCCACATCCCCCCCACGCCTTTCAAGCCCGACATCGAGCGTCTCACCAACGGCGAGGTCTGCCACCGGCCCAAGAGCCACAGCCACGCAGACAGTGGCATGATCAACATCGACCAGAAG GTCTCCATCGACTGTCCTTGGTCCATCTACTCCACTCTCATAGCCCTAACCTTCTATGTCCCTTTCAAAGCCAAGCACTCAATACTCTCTGCTGGGAAAAg GAAGTACATACAGGTGTGTCTCCAGAACGTGTCCGACACAAACTTCCACCTGGCAGACCCGGTCCTCACAGAGCGCCAGCCCGCGGTCTCGATGGAGCTGCTCTCACTCAATGTTAAAACACAACAG CCGGTGTGCAGTCAGCAGTCGGTGTTCTGCCTGTGGGAGATGCGTTGGGCCAAACCCCTCCCGCTGTGTCTGCAGTGTGCGTTCTCCGCGAGCTTCGCGCCCGTCTCCGCCTCGGACGCACACACAGCCTTCAGACCCTACCGCTACGAGTTCCAGCTGGACCGGGTCTCT ACCCTTTACAGCTTGAAGGCCGAGATCTTGCCGCCGTCCGGCGACCAGCACTGTCGCACCGGCACCCTCTGTGGCCTCGAGGTGTCCATCACACGGCAGGCGGAGCCCAGCGAgactgaaggggaggaggaggagtctacAGAAATAGAGGGCCTGAGGACCACCAAGCTCATGTATGAAG TGGTGGACAACAGCAGTAACTGGGCGGTGTGTGGCAAGAGCTCGGGGGTGGTGTCCATGCCCGTGGCTGCCAGCGCCACACACAGGGTTCAGATGGAGGTCATGCCCCTGTTCGCCGGTCACCTGCCCTTCCCCAACATCAAAGTGTTCAAGTACCTGCCCCACAGTGCCGTCCCAGCCATTCAGCCAGACACAG ACAGCTGCTTAGAGAACGACACCATATCCCTGCTGGACAAAGGGCTGGACGACCCGGGCGACACGGCCAGCATCCGCAGCCGAGGCAGCGTCCACTCGGTGGGCAGCGGGGAGCAGCAGCGGGAGCAGCAGAGGGGTCTCCCCATGCCCCGCCTGGAGCCCTTCAGTCCGGGACAGGTGTTCTATTGGAGCCAGGGGCGGCAGGTGCTGGTGCTGCCCGTTACTGACGACCACGTGATGGAGGTTAACGTCACATGA